The following proteins come from a genomic window of Paenibacillus spongiae:
- a CDS encoding SDR family oxidoreductase, which produces MKPLEGKIAVVAGATRGAGRGIAVMLGEAGATVYVTGRSVRGRPSDMGRTETIEETAELVTANGGRGIPVRVDYSVEADVQALAKLLIEEHSGQLDLLVNDVWGGDSLTEWGKPFWENSLQDGILMQQRAVHTHLVASHYLLPLMVARKHGLVIEITDGSNYNYRGNLYYSLAKISTIHLAQGMAEELRPHHVAAVALSPGFLRSEAMLDHFGVTEANWRDAAQKDIHFLQSETPAYIGRAAAALAADPDILAKSGRALTTWGLSEEYPFTDADGRRPHWGKYAAEQGF; this is translated from the coding sequence GTGAAACCATTGGAAGGTAAAATAGCCGTCGTTGCCGGAGCGACGCGAGGGGCAGGACGGGGCATTGCGGTCATGCTGGGCGAGGCCGGAGCGACCGTCTACGTCACAGGCAGGAGCGTGCGCGGCCGGCCATCGGATATGGGCAGAACCGAGACAATCGAGGAAACCGCCGAGCTCGTAACCGCAAACGGCGGACGGGGCATTCCCGTTCGCGTGGATTATAGCGTGGAAGCGGACGTACAGGCACTGGCCAAGCTTCTAATTGAAGAACACAGCGGCCAGCTGGACCTGCTCGTCAATGACGTATGGGGCGGCGATTCGCTTACCGAGTGGGGCAAACCGTTCTGGGAGAACTCGCTGCAGGATGGAATCCTGATGCAGCAGCGCGCCGTCCATACCCATCTGGTCGCCAGCCACTACTTATTACCGTTAATGGTCGCCCGCAAGCATGGACTCGTGATCGAGATCACCGATGGCAGCAACTACAACTACCGGGGCAATTTATACTATAGCCTTGCCAAAATCTCGACCATTCATCTCGCCCAGGGGATGGCAGAGGAGCTGCGCCCTCATCATGTCGCTGCCGTTGCGCTCAGTCCGGGCTTCCTCCGGTCGGAGGCGATGCTCGATCACTTCGGCGTCACGGAAGCGAACTGGCGGGATGCGGCGCAGAAGGATATTCATTTTCTTCAATCCGAGACCCCGGCTTATATCGGCCGGGCCGCAGCGGCACTGGCTGCCGATCCGGACATACTCGCGAAGAGCGGACGTGCGCTCACGACATGGGGATTGTCGGAGGAATACCCGTTCACCGACGCGGACGGACGACGCCCTCACTGGGGCAAATATGCCGCGGAGCAAGGCTTCTAG
- a CDS encoding DUF2203 family protein, giving the protein MARTLFLRGRCVVCWKEGEERITHDHGWHDGFARTSRNNKR; this is encoded by the coding sequence ATGGCTAGGACGCTTTTTTTAAGGGGAAGATGTGTTGTCTGCTGGAAGGAAGGGGAAGAGCGGATTACTCACGATCATGGCTGGCATGACGGGTTTGCCCGGACGTCTCGGAACAATAAACGCTAG
- the glpK gene encoding glycerol kinase GlpK, with protein sequence MEQFIMALDAGTTSCRAILFDRSGKMAAVAQREFTQHFPKAGWVEHDADEIWQTQQLVMREAAAGIEPGQLAAIGITNQRETVVIWDRTTGEPLHRAIVWQCRRTSELCERLKAEGWEADVRAKTGLLLDPYFSGTKLKWLLDEVPGLREKAERGEALFGTVDSWLIWKLTEGAVHATDVTNASRTMLYNIHTLEWDSDILAKLGIPRAMLPEVKPSSGVYGHTRLLGGNQGIPIAGAAGDQQAALFGQGCYDSGMAKNTYGTGCFLLKNTGDRPVSSDKGLLTTIAWQLGDQVTYALEGSVFTAGAVVQWLRDGLGVLANAAESEALAASVEDTQGVYFVPAFTGLGTPYWRPDARGMITGLTRGTTTAHIVRAALEAIAYQTADVLKAMCAESGIGLRELRVDGGAVANRLLMQFQSDLLGVYVIRPKTLETTALGAAYLAGLGVGFWSGTEELRSLWEKDAVFVPERGEDWSERIYKGWLDAVGYQL encoded by the coding sequence ATGGAACAATTTATTATGGCCTTGGACGCCGGTACGACGTCGTGCCGGGCGATTCTGTTTGATCGGAGCGGGAAGATGGCGGCAGTGGCGCAGCGGGAGTTCACGCAGCATTTTCCGAAGGCGGGCTGGGTGGAGCATGATGCGGATGAAATCTGGCAGACGCAGCAGCTCGTCATGCGAGAAGCCGCAGCGGGGATCGAACCGGGCCAACTCGCTGCAATCGGCATCACGAACCAGCGGGAGACCGTCGTCATCTGGGATCGAACGACGGGAGAGCCGCTTCACCGCGCAATCGTCTGGCAGTGCCGCCGTACGAGCGAGCTGTGCGAACGGCTGAAGGCTGAAGGCTGGGAAGCGGACGTGCGGGCGAAGACCGGGCTGCTGCTCGATCCGTATTTCTCGGGTACGAAGCTGAAGTGGCTGCTCGATGAAGTTCCCGGCTTGCGCGAGAAGGCCGAGCGTGGAGAGGCGCTGTTCGGAACGGTCGACAGCTGGCTGATCTGGAAGCTGACGGAGGGTGCCGTGCACGCCACAGATGTTACGAATGCGTCCCGCACGATGCTGTACAATATTCATACACTGGAATGGGACAGCGATATTCTCGCGAAGCTTGGAATTCCCCGTGCGATGCTGCCAGAGGTTAAGCCGTCGAGCGGCGTGTATGGTCATACCCGGCTGCTTGGCGGGAACCAAGGGATCCCGATTGCGGGAGCGGCCGGCGATCAGCAAGCGGCCTTGTTCGGGCAAGGCTGCTACGATAGCGGGATGGCCAAGAATACGTACGGCACAGGCTGCTTCCTGCTGAAGAATACTGGAGACCGTCCGGTATCTTCCGATAAAGGACTGCTGACAACGATTGCATGGCAGCTGGGCGACCAGGTCACCTACGCCTTGGAGGGCAGCGTGTTTACAGCCGGGGCGGTCGTTCAGTGGCTGCGCGACGGGTTGGGGGTGTTGGCGAACGCTGCGGAGAGCGAGGCGCTGGCGGCATCGGTTGAAGATACGCAGGGCGTCTACTTCGTGCCCGCCTTCACCGGACTTGGCACGCCATATTGGCGTCCGGATGCGCGCGGCATGATCACGGGTCTGACCAGAGGCACGACAACCGCGCATATCGTGCGCGCCGCCTTGGAGGCCATTGCTTATCAGACGGCGGACGTGCTCAAGGCGATGTGCGCCGAGTCGGGCATCGGGCTTCGGGAGCTGCGCGTGGACGGCGGTGCTGTCGCGAACCGGCTGCTCATGCAATTCCAGTCCGACTTGCTCGGCGTCTATGTCATTCGGCCGAAGACGCTGGAGACGACCGCGCTGGGGGCGGCTTACTTGGCCGGTCTTGGCGTAGGCTTCTGGAGCGGAACCGAGGAGCTGCGATCCTTGTGGGAGAAGGATGCCGTGTTCGTGCCGGAGCGCGGCGAAGACTGGAGCGAGCGGATCTATAAGGGCTGGCTCGATGCGGTAGGCTATCAGCTGTAA
- a CDS encoding SDR family NAD(P)-dependent oxidoreductase, translated as MDLKLSGKKALIVGGSRGIGKAIARQMALEGVDCTICSRNESSLKIAAEELAQETKRNIYPIVADTTNPDSILNLVEHSAKAMGSIDVLINCGARVGGQVPEDFNSIKDELILKDFEEKYLGYFRSIRAVAPYMIKNNWGRIINISGLAARIGGNYYSSGPRNASVVHLTKSASLELGKHGITVNAVYPGIVSTEAFKERVTDEDALRQMAAMNTLGRLITAEEIANIVTFLASPLSAAINGDVISVTGGIGNTVHY; from the coding sequence ATGGACTTAAAGCTATCTGGAAAAAAAGCACTTATTGTAGGAGGAAGCCGTGGCATTGGTAAAGCGATTGCCCGCCAAATGGCTCTGGAAGGCGTAGACTGTACGATTTGTTCAAGAAACGAATCCTCGCTAAAAATCGCTGCAGAGGAATTGGCTCAGGAAACAAAAAGAAATATCTATCCGATTGTGGCAGATACCACGAATCCTGACTCTATCCTAAATTTAGTTGAACATTCAGCTAAGGCGATGGGGAGTATTGATGTTTTAATCAACTGCGGGGCCCGTGTCGGCGGTCAAGTGCCAGAGGATTTTAACAGCATTAAAGATGAACTTATTCTGAAAGATTTTGAAGAAAAGTATTTGGGCTATTTTCGCAGTATCCGTGCCGTAGCACCTTATATGATAAAAAATAATTGGGGACGTATCATTAATATAAGCGGTTTGGCTGCCAGAATAGGCGGCAATTATTATAGTTCCGGACCGCGTAATGCATCTGTTGTCCATCTAACAAAATCCGCATCATTGGAATTAGGGAAGCACGGAATTACCGTCAATGCGGTTTATCCAGGGATCGTAAGTACGGAAGCATTCAAGGAACGGGTAACTGATGAGGATGCTTTACGCCAGATGGCGGCAATGAATACGCTCGGTCGCTTGATTACAGCGGAGGAAATTGCTAATATCGTTACCTTCCTGGCTTCACCTTTGTCGGCAGCGATTAACGGCGATGTCATTTCGGTAACCGGCGGCATTGGAAATACCGTTCATTACTAA
- a CDS encoding MerR family transcriptional regulator — protein MQREWKVGELAKLAGLTIRTLRFYDQIGLFSPSGHSNSGYRLYTEKDISRLQQILSLKELGLSLEQIKAVMAGDQLSLSDIVSLQIARLKENIRMQQKLLHELENVSSRMQRNEPLTVENFTNIMRTMRMNHEKYFDERKSSWNLHLDRLGTYLDEHPGEPGQGGFDHE, from the coding sequence ATGCAACGAGAGTGGAAAGTCGGAGAACTTGCGAAATTGGCGGGATTAACCATTCGCACTTTGCGATTTTACGATCAAATCGGTTTGTTTTCTCCATCCGGTCATTCTAATTCCGGATACAGGCTCTATACCGAAAAGGACATTTCGCGTCTGCAGCAAATTCTGTCCTTAAAGGAGTTAGGCCTTTCTCTGGAGCAAATCAAAGCCGTTATGGCCGGTGATCAACTCAGCCTTTCAGACATTGTATCCCTTCAAATAGCCCGGCTGAAAGAAAATATCCGCATGCAACAGAAGCTTTTGCATGAGCTCGAGAATGTATCAAGCCGGATGCAAAGGAACGAACCGTTGACCGTAGAAAATTTCACCAACATCATGCGAACGATGCGGATGAATCATGAGAAGTATTTTGACGAGAGGAAGTCGAGCTGGAATCTCCACCTCGACCGACTTGGCACATACTTAGACGAACATCCGGGAGAACCCGGCCAAGGAGGATTCGACCATGAATGA
- a CDS encoding winged helix-turn-helix transcriptional regulator: MNANKELTEERKCPIETVIHVLGGKWKPTILWLLLDSAKRFSELEKRIPGITQKMLAQHLRELEKDRLITRTIYPSVPPKVEYALSEYGETLIPVLQTMCDWGENHKRPVAKQQVQAAANQ; encoded by the coding sequence ATGAATGCCAATAAGGAGCTTACCGAAGAAAGAAAATGCCCGATTGAAACGGTCATACACGTATTAGGCGGCAAGTGGAAGCCCACCATTCTTTGGCTTTTGTTAGATTCCGCCAAACGATTCAGCGAGTTGGAGAAGCGAATCCCCGGAATTACCCAGAAGATGCTTGCGCAGCATTTAAGGGAGCTGGAGAAAGACCGGCTCATTACCCGTACCATATATCCTTCGGTTCCGCCTAAAGTGGAATATGCTCTAAGCGAGTATGGCGAAACCTTGATTCCCGTTCTGCAAACGATGTGCGACTGGGGAGAAAATCATAAACGGCCGGTTGCAAAGCAGCAAGTCCAGGCAGCGGCGAATCAATAA
- a CDS encoding SRPBCC family protein, which translates to MNEPSAKHSTFVIERNYKHSPARLFAAWAGQAAKAAWFPKADEFDFRVGGREYNRGGPPGGPIFTFDACYQEIVPDRRIVYSYTLDMEETRLSVSVTTVEFKPEDGGTRLIYTEQGVFLDGHDTPEQREHGTKIFLDKLGDVLDGQ; encoded by the coding sequence ATGAATGAACCATCTGCCAAACATTCCACATTCGTCATCGAACGGAACTATAAGCATTCGCCTGCCCGGTTATTCGCCGCTTGGGCGGGACAGGCCGCCAAAGCCGCCTGGTTCCCGAAAGCCGACGAGTTCGATTTCCGCGTAGGAGGACGAGAGTACAACCGCGGAGGTCCGCCGGGAGGCCCGATTTTCACTTTCGACGCCTGCTATCAGGAGATCGTCCCGGACAGACGCATAGTATACTCGTACACGCTGGATATGGAAGAAACGAGGTTATCCGTCTCCGTGACGACGGTAGAATTCAAACCTGAGGACGGCGGTACGCGGCTGATCTACACAGAGCAGGGCGTTTTTCTGGACGGTCACGACACGCCCGAACAGCGCGAACACGGAACGAAGATATTCTTGGATAAGCTCGGCGACGTTCTGGACGGCCAATGA
- a CDS encoding MBL fold metallo-hydrolase: MLQLSEHLYQYEDTCHVYVIRNGSEAVLIDFGSGAVLEELQAIGVNKVTDILMTHHHRDQGQGLPKAAEIGANVWVPHIEQDLFQYIDRHFQGREIYNNYNVRQDKFSLLEPVPIAGTLKDYASCTFGGYTFQVIPTPGHTTGSITLAVTLDDRVLAFTGDLIAAPGKVWSMSATQWSYNGCEGVIHSILSLQRLRGSNLDVLLPSHGEVMEQPADAIDPLVDNLEQLLELRNQHGQLNWIREPDFVEVTPHLLWNARSFANSYVLLSESGKALLIDYGYPNLNAISNAGTDRSSRRPSLQPIEALKKKYGISKIDVVIPTHYHDDHIAGFNLLRDVEGAETWVPEHFADLFERPSHYNVPCIWYDPIPVDRRLPSGETIVWEEYEIRIFEQPGHALYAVAIAFETDGKRVLAVGDQQDNQGDLNNYVYMNKFRSHDYELSANLYRKLRPDLILSGHWDPLWVDEAYLAKLSRSGERLKTLHDALLPIQHVDMGAEGFCAWIKPYQLHVKSGDAVEIEVDLLNPLPRRETVTAQLILPSGWEAMTKEAALELDPQAVGTLRFLFTAPMGISAQRARIAVDVTAGRKKFGQQAEALVTVEN, translated from the coding sequence ATGCTGCAGCTTTCCGAACATTTATATCAGTACGAGGACACTTGCCATGTATACGTGATCAGAAACGGCAGCGAAGCTGTCTTGATCGATTTCGGATCCGGTGCGGTACTGGAGGAGTTACAAGCCATAGGCGTCAATAAAGTGACCGATATTCTCATGACCCATCATCATCGGGATCAAGGCCAAGGACTTCCCAAAGCGGCGGAAATCGGAGCCAATGTGTGGGTGCCGCATATTGAACAAGATTTGTTCCAGTACATCGACCGTCATTTTCAAGGCCGCGAAATCTACAATAACTACAACGTCAGACAGGACAAGTTTTCACTGCTCGAACCGGTTCCTATCGCAGGTACGCTGAAGGATTACGCCAGCTGCACATTCGGCGGCTATACATTTCAAGTGATTCCAACTCCCGGCCACACCACCGGATCCATTACATTGGCTGTTACGCTGGACGACAGAGTGCTGGCCTTCACCGGCGATTTGATCGCCGCGCCGGGCAAGGTGTGGTCAATGTCGGCGACCCAGTGGTCTTACAACGGCTGCGAAGGTGTCATTCATTCGATTCTTTCCTTGCAGCGCTTGCGCGGCAGCAACCTGGACGTACTCCTTCCTTCGCACGGCGAAGTCATGGAACAGCCGGCGGATGCCATCGATCCGCTGGTAGACAACCTTGAGCAGCTCCTAGAGCTAAGGAATCAACACGGGCAGCTGAATTGGATCAGAGAACCGGACTTTGTTGAAGTCACGCCCCATCTGCTGTGGAATGCCCGCAGCTTCGCCAATTCCTATGTGCTGCTGTCCGAGAGCGGCAAAGCGCTTCTCATCGATTACGGATATCCGAATTTGAATGCAATCAGCAATGCGGGTACGGATCGGTCGTCGCGGCGTCCGTCGCTTCAGCCGATTGAAGCGTTGAAGAAGAAATATGGCATCTCCAAAATCGATGTCGTTATTCCGACCCATTATCATGATGATCATATTGCCGGCTTTAATCTGCTGCGAGACGTTGAAGGTGCGGAAACTTGGGTGCCGGAGCATTTTGCAGACCTGTTCGAACGGCCTTCGCATTACAACGTGCCTTGTATCTGGTACGATCCGATCCCGGTCGACCGTCGGCTCCCTTCCGGTGAAACGATCGTGTGGGAAGAATATGAGATCCGCATTTTTGAACAGCCGGGGCATGCGCTCTACGCGGTGGCGATTGCATTCGAAACGGATGGAAAACGTGTGCTGGCCGTCGGGGATCAGCAGGATAATCAGGGAGACTTGAACAATTACGTGTACATGAACAAATTCCGTTCCCATGATTATGAACTTAGCGCGAATCTGTACCGAAAGCTGCGTCCGGATTTGATTCTGTCCGGTCATTGGGATCCGCTCTGGGTGGACGAAGCCTACTTGGCGAAGCTGAGCCGAAGCGGAGAACGGTTAAAGACGCTGCATGACGCGCTGCTTCCGATTCAACACGTCGATATGGGCGCGGAGGGCTTCTGTGCATGGATCAAACCGTATCAGCTGCATGTCAAGAGCGGGGATGCGGTTGAAATCGAAGTGGATCTGTTAAATCCGCTTCCTCGGCGGGAAACGGTCACCGCACAGCTGATCCTTCCGTCAGGATGGGAAGCGATGACGAAGGAAGCAGCCCTGGAGCTCGATCCGCAAGCGGTCGGTACCTTGCGATTCCTGTTCACCGCACCTATGGGCATTTCGGCGCAGCGGGCCCGGATCGCGGTTGATGTTACAGCAGGAAGGAAAAAATTCGGTCAGCAAGCCGAAGCGCTTGTGACCGTAGAGAACTAA
- a CDS encoding DUF2269 domain-containing protein, with translation MNSLYGMFVVLHVLAAVVGMGPTFVFPLIRKSATTGSQLRFAVGLIQKLEQLPNIGGAVLVVTGILLMILNKTGFSLMWLNVSIVLLIVMIVLLIGFIGPRMKKATQLVLSSQGEQIPAEYMQSMKAITQLEKAIQAIIVAVIVLMVLKPF, from the coding sequence ATGAATAGTTTATACGGAATGTTCGTCGTACTGCACGTATTAGCCGCCGTTGTAGGGATGGGTCCCACCTTCGTATTTCCCCTCATCAGGAAATCCGCAACAACCGGCAGCCAGCTCCGCTTTGCCGTCGGATTGATTCAAAAACTCGAACAATTGCCTAATATTGGAGGAGCAGTGCTCGTTGTTACGGGGATTTTGTTAATGATCCTGAATAAAACGGGTTTTTCCCTGATGTGGCTGAACGTCTCCATCGTTTTGTTGATCGTCATGATCGTCCTTCTGATCGGATTTATCGGACCGCGGATGAAAAAAGCCACCCAATTGGTGTTGTCGAGCCAAGGCGAACAAATTCCAGCCGAGTATATGCAATCTATGAAAGCAATTACACAGCTCGAGAAGGCTATCCAGGCGATCATCGTTGCCGTAATCGTTCTGATGGTCTTAAAGCCGTTCTAA
- a CDS encoding NAD(P)-dependent oxidoreductase, which translates to MKIIVFGATGNTGRRVLASGVKMGHEMTAFVRNPEKLIEQQGEQIAGQVKIVAQNILDPQSVYQALSLQDVAIIAAGSVANGEEFIRIVDNIVTPCEDHPQFSGRVWVMGGAGLLEIPYTQIIGNDLPGIPPMFKYHNDNWNRLRRTKLDWSFMCPGTMVDGAEHERPGLLHVSADILPIPFPESTKDLSEAELSGLLFSRLHEIDVAYEDVADVMLSHLELSGPFKGKRVGVAYRNEM; encoded by the coding sequence ATGAAAATCATTGTATTCGGCGCTACGGGAAATACGGGAAGACGTGTGCTGGCGTCAGGCGTAAAAATGGGGCACGAGATGACCGCCTTTGTGCGCAATCCGGAAAAACTGATTGAGCAGCAAGGCGAACAGATCGCGGGGCAAGTGAAGATCGTGGCGCAAAACATCCTGGATCCGCAGAGCGTTTATCAAGCGCTTAGCCTTCAGGATGTTGCGATTATCGCAGCAGGCAGCGTCGCTAACGGCGAAGAGTTCATCCGGATTGTGGACAACATCGTGACACCGTGCGAAGATCACCCTCAGTTCTCCGGACGGGTATGGGTAATGGGAGGTGCGGGGCTGCTTGAGATTCCCTATACCCAAATAATAGGAAACGACCTGCCCGGCATCCCGCCCATGTTCAAATATCATAACGATAATTGGAACCGGCTGCGCCGCACGAAGCTTGATTGGTCCTTCATGTGTCCGGGAACGATGGTGGACGGCGCGGAACATGAGAGGCCGGGCCTTTTGCACGTTTCAGCCGACATTTTGCCGATACCGTTCCCGGAATCCACGAAGGATCTGTCCGAGGCCGAGCTATCCGGTCTCCTGTTCAGCCGGCTTCATGAAATCGATGTGGCTTATGAAGATGTAGCGGATGTCATGCTGAGCCACCTTGAGCTATCGGGGCCGTTTAAGGGCAAAAGAGTAGGCGTTGCTTACCGGAACGAGATGTAA
- a CDS encoding MFS transporter, producing MKVAAKESNIQAGLKEWIGLAVLALPALLVSIDVSVMILALPHIGVGLGADSAQQLWFMDIYGFMLSGFLITMGTLGDRLGRRKLLVIGGAAFGMASLLAAFSSSARMLIAARALLGIAGATVLPSAMALISNMFRDHKQRSLAFGIWFMCSMGGMALGPVVGGAMLEHFPWGSVFLLGVPVMALLILTAPFLLPEYRDPAPGPLDMISVVLSLGAILPFIYGLKEIAKQGLQIIPLFAVTAGVAVGAVFVWRQRRLANPLIDLRLFARPAFSTALGSMFGVTLTGASMLFIAQHLQFVQGMSPLPAALWMLPGVAASMAGMLLSPLIARRIRPALLIGAGLAVAAAGCVLLSQVGTGSGLANLVVGYILFSIGAAPLPSLSSDLIIGSAPSEKAGSAASLLQTSGEFAFALGIAGLGSIGTYIYRSQVAGFISSDMTASAARDSREGLPGAILAAQSLPEPMRSSLLRGAREAFTGGMHAVAVVSGGIMICIAILAMIKLRHVRPIGQKASGGTKVPIHD from the coding sequence ATGAAGGTTGCTGCGAAGGAATCCAACATCCAAGCTGGTTTGAAGGAGTGGATTGGGCTTGCCGTGCTGGCGCTTCCGGCCCTACTCGTCTCGATTGACGTGTCCGTGATGATTCTCGCCCTGCCTCACATTGGCGTCGGCCTCGGCGCCGATAGCGCTCAGCAGCTCTGGTTCATGGACATCTACGGCTTCATGCTCTCCGGATTCCTGATCACGATGGGCACGCTTGGAGATCGGCTCGGCCGACGTAAACTGCTGGTGATCGGCGGGGCGGCATTCGGCATGGCTTCGTTATTGGCCGCTTTTTCCAGCAGTGCCAGAATGCTGATTGCCGCCCGAGCGCTTCTTGGCATCGCAGGAGCGACTGTATTACCCTCCGCCATGGCTTTGATCAGCAACATGTTCCGCGATCACAAACAGCGCTCCCTCGCCTTTGGGATATGGTTCATGTGCTCGATGGGGGGCATGGCGCTTGGACCGGTGGTCGGCGGGGCGATGCTGGAGCACTTCCCGTGGGGCTCGGTGTTCCTGCTTGGCGTTCCGGTCATGGCGCTGCTGATATTGACCGCGCCATTTCTGCTGCCCGAATACCGCGACCCTGCTCCGGGCCCTTTGGATATGATAAGTGTCGTACTGTCGCTCGGCGCCATACTTCCATTCATATACGGCCTCAAGGAAATCGCCAAGCAAGGCCTGCAAATAATTCCGCTCTTTGCTGTAACGGCGGGAGTTGCCGTCGGGGCGGTGTTCGTATGGCGTCAGCGAAGGCTGGCCAATCCCTTGATAGACCTGCGCCTGTTCGCCAGACCCGCCTTCAGCACGGCATTGGGAAGCATGTTCGGGGTTACCTTGACAGGCGCTTCCATGCTCTTCATCGCACAGCATCTTCAATTCGTGCAAGGAATGTCGCCGCTCCCAGCGGCGTTGTGGATGCTCCCGGGAGTGGCCGCGTCGATGGCAGGCATGCTGCTGTCACCGCTCATTGCCCGGCGGATCCGACCTGCGCTTCTCATCGGAGCAGGCCTCGCTGTCGCGGCCGCAGGCTGCGTCCTGCTGTCCCAAGTGGGGACCGGATCCGGACTCGCCAACCTGGTCGTGGGCTATATTTTGTTTAGTATCGGGGCTGCCCCGCTCCCAAGCCTGTCGAGCGACCTTATCATAGGATCGGCCCCGTCAGAGAAAGCGGGATCGGCGGCGTCCTTGCTGCAAACGAGCGGCGAATTCGCATTTGCGTTAGGCATTGCTGGTTTGGGCAGCATCGGCACATACATTTACCGTAGTCAAGTCGCCGGGTTCATTTCGAGCGATATGACGGCATCTGCGGCAAGGGATTCCCGCGAAGGCCTGCCAGGCGCTATTTTGGCAGCGCAGAGCTTGCCCGAACCAATGCGCTCGTCGCTCCTGCGAGGCGCCCGTGAAGCTTTTACCGGCGGCATGCATGCCGTCGCGGTGGTCAGCGGCGGGATCATGATCTGTATCGCCATTCTCGCCATGATCAAGCTCCGGCATGTACGGCCAATAGGGCAGAAAGCATCCGGTGGGACGAAAGTGCCGATTCATGATTAG
- a CDS encoding YqkE family protein, giving the protein MAKAKKKGPASGRNDRTNAAERAEDKPATLKDLLRPEMLEKLKAASDEMKSAEATRREEERKRAEEARLAEQKRLENDFGHLLENSKLDWRKHK; this is encoded by the coding sequence ATGGCGAAAGCGAAGAAAAAAGGTCCGGCTTCCGGCCGGAACGACCGGACGAATGCAGCCGAGAGAGCCGAGGATAAACCGGCAACCTTGAAGGATTTGCTCCGGCCTGAGATGCTGGAGAAGCTGAAGGCGGCTTCGGACGAGATGAAGTCGGCGGAAGCGACGCGCAGGGAAGAAGAACGCAAGCGGGCGGAAGAGGCGCGTCTGGCAGAGCAGAAGCGGCTCGAGAATGATTTCGGACATCTGCTGGAGAACAGCAAGCTCGACTGGCGCAAGCATAAATAA